A window of Candidatus Neomarinimicrobiota bacterium genomic DNA:
AAGAGATGAGATATAAGAGATAGGCACGTTATGAAGCGACTTGATTTTCTGAAAACGACTACGGCAGGTCTCATTGGACTGTCTCCCCTTCTCTCCGGCAGGTCCCTGCTTAAAGCACTGGTGAATCAGCCGGTTCCCGATGTCGTCTGGGTGGAAAACGGTGAACCCATGCAATTAATACGTGCCGCCGCGGCAGCATACGGCGGTATGGGGCGATTCATATCCAAGGGAGACATTGTAGTCGTAAAGCCCAATATCGGCTGGGACCGGGCCCCGGAATATGCCGCCAATACCAATCCCGACCTGATTGCCGAGCTTGTCAAGCTCTGTCTGGATGCCGGAGCCAGGAAGGTAAAGGTATTTGACCGCTCGTGTGACGTTGCACTCCGCTGCTATCGAAGCAGCGAGATCGAGGCCAGGGCTAAAGAAGCGGGTGCCGAAGTCCAGCAGGTCCGGGAGCACCGCTTCAAGACCATCGCCCTGCGTAAGGGCGAGAGGTTGAAGGAGTGGCCCATTTATCAGGACTACCTGGAAGCTGACAAGGTGATCAATGTGCCGGTGGCCAAGCATCACTATCTATGTCGGGCTACGCTGGGCTTAAAGAACTTGATGGGGGTCATGGGCGGTTCCCGGGGTGAAATCCACAACGGCTTTTCGATCAAACTGGTGGATATCGCCTCCGAAATTCTTCCGACCCTGACCATAATCGACGCTTACCGGATACTAACCCGCAATGGACCCACCGGGGGCAATCTGGCTGACGTGAA
This region includes:
- a CDS encoding DUF362 domain-containing protein codes for the protein MKRLDFLKTTTAGLIGLSPLLSGRSLLKALVNQPVPDVVWVENGEPMQLIRAAAAAYGGMGRFISKGDIVVVKPNIGWDRAPEYAANTNPDLIAELVKLCLDAGARKVKVFDRSCDVALRCYRSSEIEARAKEAGAEVQQVREHRFKTIALRKGERLKEWPIYQDYLEADKVINVPVAKHHYLCRATLGLKNLMGVMGGSRGEIHNGFSIKLVDIASEILPTLTIIDAYRILTRNGPTGGNLADVKQPRSLIMSPCIVTADYVATALFGLEPQQVGHIQEAVRRGLNRYDVANLKLEKISLS